One window of Candidatus Thermoplasmatota archaeon genomic DNA carries:
- a CDS encoding DNA primase large subunit PriL, with the protein MTDLATLAKYPFLEETKKYIKENGPSINELLTDIIYERARTLGLERLESTLQKRTITQPTMVSDSDYFMEILSYPIARMIAVCVGDTYIKRRYALGEAYAVYQHLLNEPLQSLLHIASELRLTVALDEDTDKVKLYFKDYLRFAPTHYKEWKMVNRDVVKGYVLLTPRECARLIRETLWRRLNQELDGRRCEPLVQEVFAADIERFKNIALLHHKKAEMIPVGKLSGEHLPPCMKDLLAAMQSGENVPHMGRFALVAFLSSLNLRSEEILKLFSTAPDFEEEKTRYQVDHITGESSTTAYKSPGCEKMRTFGICPTQKMDELCKKIKHPLSYYQYRWKQGKQKS; encoded by the coding sequence ATGACTGATCTTGCGACGCTTGCAAAATACCCATTTCTTGAGGAAACAAAAAAATATATCAAAGAGAACGGTCCATCAATCAATGAGCTACTTACCGACATTATCTACGAACGGGCCCGAACTCTTGGATTAGAACGACTTGAAAGTACTCTTCAAAAACGAACCATTACACAACCAACTATGGTTTCAGATTCTGATTATTTCATGGAAATACTGTCGTACCCGATCGCTCGGATGATTGCTGTCTGTGTTGGTGATACCTACATCAAACGGAGATATGCTCTTGGAGAAGCATACGCAGTTTATCAGCATCTTCTCAATGAGCCGCTGCAGTCTCTGCTTCACATAGCTTCAGAACTCCGTCTCACCGTTGCACTTGACGAAGATACTGATAAAGTCAAACTCTATTTCAAAGATTATCTTCGCTTTGCTCCGACTCACTATAAAGAATGGAAGATGGTGAATCGAGATGTTGTAAAAGGCTATGTGTTGCTAACTCCTAGAGAATGTGCACGACTGATACGGGAGACCTTGTGGAGGCGACTCAACCAAGAACTTGATGGACGACGATGTGAGCCGCTTGTTCAAGAAGTTTTTGCTGCAGATATTGAACGGTTCAAAAATATTGCACTACTCCATCATAAAAAAGCTGAGATGATTCCTGTTGGAAAACTATCAGGTGAACATCTTCCGCCCTGCATGAAAGATCTGTTAGCAGCAATGCAATCCGGGGAAAATGTACCGCATATGGGTCGTTTTGCACTTGTTGCATTTCTCAGTTCTTTGAACCTTAGATCAGAAGAGATCCTTAAGTTATTCAGCACTGCGCCAGATTTTGAAGAGGAGAAAACCAGATATCAAGTGGACCATATCACGGGTGAATCTTCAACAACTGCGTATAAATCACCAGGATGTGAGAAAATGCGCACCTTCGGCATCTGCCCAACGCAAAAAATGGATGAGCTTTGCAAAAAGATAAAACACCCACTCAGTTATTACCAGTACCGATGGAAACAAGGGAAACAGAAATCATGA